The Tenacibaculum jejuense genome includes a window with the following:
- a CDS encoding HTTM domain-containing protein gives MYKRLTLNNYILKKTSSAPLATFRLFFGLLMCASIIRFWYHGWIEKLYIQPKFFFSFYGFSWIKPLGSYTYLLFIICGISALLVAVGYKYRLSIVTFFLSFTYIELMDKTTYLNHYYFVSILSFLLIFLPANATFSLDNYFNKKLYKTIPNWTIDSIKLLLGIVYFYAGLAKLNSDWLFRAQPLKIWLPSKYDLPLIGNNLMQQEWFHFAMSWSGAIYDLAIPFLLLFKRTRTIGFFLVVVFHVFTRVLFPIGMFPYIMIVATLIFFSASFHEKIIAFIKSKLKLKTDNIEVIETFQFRRTFTLKIVSVFLVLQLLLPWRYLLYPGELFWTEQGYRFSWRVMLMEKAGYTTFKIVDRKTKQFFYVDNTDFLTSFQEKQMSFQPDFIIEYAHFLGDHFTQQGHKNVEVYADSYVALNGRSSERFIDAKVDLYKEKNSFKHKYWILPFTNEIKIKGL, from the coding sequence GTGTATAAGAGATTGACTTTAAATAATTACATATTAAAAAAGACTAGTTCTGCTCCTTTGGCAACTTTCCGATTGTTTTTTGGGTTGTTAATGTGTGCTAGTATCATTAGGTTTTGGTATCATGGATGGATAGAGAAATTATACATACAACCTAAGTTTTTCTTTTCTTTTTATGGTTTTAGCTGGATTAAACCGTTAGGAAGTTATACTTATCTTCTTTTCATTATATGCGGAATTTCAGCATTATTAGTTGCTGTAGGTTATAAGTATAGATTATCAATCGTAACTTTCTTTCTAAGTTTTACTTATATCGAATTAATGGATAAGACAACTTATCTTAATCATTATTATTTTGTAAGTATTCTTAGTTTTTTACTTATTTTTTTACCCGCAAATGCAACTTTTTCATTAGATAATTATTTCAATAAAAAATTATACAAAACAATACCGAATTGGACCATCGATAGTATTAAACTTCTTTTAGGAATTGTATATTTTTATGCAGGTTTAGCTAAATTAAATTCTGATTGGTTGTTTAGGGCACAACCTTTAAAAATATGGTTACCTTCTAAATACGACTTGCCTTTAATTGGAAATAATCTAATGCAACAAGAATGGTTTCATTTCGCTATGAGTTGGAGCGGAGCTATTTATGATTTGGCTATCCCTTTTTTATTATTATTTAAAAGAACAAGAACTATTGGGTTTTTCTTAGTTGTTGTTTTTCATGTATTTACTAGGGTTTTATTTCCGATAGGAATGTTTCCTTATATCATGATTGTTGCTACATTAATATTTTTTAGTGCTTCTTTTCACGAAAAAATTATTGCTTTTATAAAAAGTAAGCTAAAATTAAAAACAGATAACATAGAAGTAATTGAAACTTTTCAATTTAGAAGAACATTTACATTAAAGATTGTTAGTGTATTTTTAGTTTTACAACTTTTATTGCCATGGAGATATTTATTGTATCCTGGGGAATTGTTTTGGACAGAACAAGGATATCGATTCTCTTGGCGTGTAATGTTGATGGAAAAAGCAGGATACACCACATTTAAAATTGTTGACAGAAAAACCAAACAATTCTTTTACGTTGACAATACAGATTTTTTAACCTCTTTTCAGGAAAAACAAATGAGTTTTCAACCTGATTTTATTATAGAATATGCTCACTTTTTAGGAGATCATTTTACGCAACAAGGGCACAAGAATGTTGAAGTATATGCAGACTCTTATGTGGCATTAAACGGACGTTCAAGCGAACGTTTTATAGATGCTAAAGTTGATTTATATAAAGAAAAAAACAGTTTCAAACATAAATATTGGATTTTACCTTTTACAAATGAGATTAAGATTAAAGGATTATAG
- a CDS encoding tetratricopeptide repeat-containing sensor histidine kinase, with the protein MNKVIVFIYLLISLISFSQKSNYLHDKGNLICNESKELVYCKAIDFYRNQQYDSCYTYSNRALIMTEDVDKRDFFNCILGYSAFAKGLNKKSLSCISNISESDHYKQIKKYLLGNIYLRLGEYQKAIESIESWISNDSNSSISIKKVMYHNLALCYLHKKKFKKANFFFDKELKLLSINDTVSLIKTKLDLANAYYEQYLDNDAIPLFEEAYNLAKNYSDVKLKHFTSESLAYVYKDQKKNERSITYFIEAIKWKDSIWNRDRIIELADQDKKLTVAQKDKEIAVQDEKLKRKEVVQRGLLFGASGLLLFIGALGFFYSKLRKQNTLITQQKEDLAIANKTKNYLFSVVSHDLRSPMNTIKYQHEQLKKYIETNNLEGIKEANNTAITVTESTSHLLNNVLHWSLEQSNQMVFAQKAYPLKPIVEHVLYDYENLIEANAIEISTNYIQNSIVNADRESIKIVLRNLLDNAVKYMNGKGKISVEIGVDSENYSYVAIQDTGIGIPKDRLEKINALKGVSIDKIDRSEGVGLGLILCQTLVKKNNGILSFDSEVGKGTKVTIQLPIVNE; encoded by the coding sequence GTGAATAAAGTTATTGTTTTTATATATCTATTGATTAGCTTAATTAGTTTTTCTCAAAAATCAAATTACTTACATGATAAAGGAAATTTAATTTGTAATGAATCAAAAGAGCTAGTTTATTGTAAAGCTATTGATTTTTATAGGAATCAGCAATATGATTCATGTTACACATATAGTAATAGGGCTTTAATAATGACCGAAGATGTAGATAAAAGAGATTTTTTTAATTGTATTTTAGGTTACAGTGCTTTTGCTAAAGGATTAAACAAAAAGTCTTTATCATGTATATCAAATATATCTGAAAGTGATCATTACAAGCAAATAAAGAAATACTTACTGGGAAATATATATCTTAGATTAGGAGAGTATCAAAAAGCAATAGAAAGTATAGAAAGCTGGATATCCAATGATTCAAATTCAAGTATTTCTATTAAAAAAGTTATGTATCATAATTTAGCACTATGTTATTTACACAAGAAAAAATTTAAAAAAGCTAATTTTTTCTTCGATAAAGAATTGAAGCTTTTAAGTATAAATGATACTGTATCTTTAATAAAGACTAAACTTGATTTAGCTAATGCCTATTACGAACAATATCTAGACAATGATGCGATTCCTTTATTTGAAGAAGCTTATAACTTAGCTAAAAACTATTCAGATGTTAAACTGAAACATTTTACATCTGAAAGCCTTGCTTATGTTTATAAGGATCAAAAGAAAAATGAAAGAAGTATAACATACTTTATTGAAGCAATAAAATGGAAAGATTCTATTTGGAATCGCGATCGAATTATTGAGTTAGCCGATCAGGATAAAAAACTAACTGTAGCACAAAAAGATAAAGAGATAGCGGTTCAAGATGAAAAATTAAAGCGAAAAGAAGTAGTCCAACGTGGACTACTTTTTGGAGCTTCTGGTTTATTGTTGTTTATAGGAGCATTAGGTTTCTTTTATTCTAAACTTAGAAAACAGAATACTTTAATTACTCAACAAAAAGAAGATCTAGCTATTGCCAACAAAACCAAAAATTATTTGTTTTCTGTTGTATCTCATGATTTACGTTCTCCAATGAACACGATTAAGTATCAGCATGAACAACTTAAAAAATATATTGAAACTAATAATTTAGAGGGAATTAAAGAAGCTAACAATACAGCCATAACAGTTACTGAAAGTACGAGTCATTTATTAAATAATGTATTACATTGGTCTTTAGAGCAAAGTAATCAAATGGTTTTTGCACAGAAGGCTTATCCTTTGAAACCTATAGTTGAACACGTTTTATATGATTATGAAAACTTAATTGAAGCAAATGCGATAGAAATTTCAACAAATTATATTCAAAATTCAATAGTAAATGCAGATAGAGAATCTATAAAGATCGTATTGCGAAATCTTTTAGATAATGCAGTTAAGTATATGAATGGTAAAGGTAAAATTTCTGTTGAAATTGGTGTTGATAGTGAAAATTATAGTTATGTAGCAATTCAAGATACTGGAATTGGTATTCCTAAAGATCGATTAGAAAAAATTAATGCTTTAAAAGGCGTAAGTATTGATAAAATTGATCGTTCAGAAGGAGTAGGGCTAGGGCTTATCTTATGCCAAACTTTAGTTAAGAAGAATAATGGAATATTATCTTTCGATAGTGAAGTAGGAAAAGGAACAAAAGTTACAATTCAGTTACCTATTGTGAACGAATAG
- a CDS encoding LytR/AlgR family response regulator transcription factor, with protein sequence MKNLRLLLLEDLDKEAQELIDFLHQHDYDIIRVKNLAEAESEVKNRFFDVIILDIMIDGKPEGIEFAQRLNKEGIDVPFLFLTSMQSRAIFDEAKLTNPLVYLLKPYNKLELLYSLELAIESCYQQNNSISFGDDNGVLSPKFLFIKHKRSVVKVDVDSINYIDVKEKYCNLQCSEGRYLVKLSLVKLKEMLNNDDFRQVHRNYLVNVKSIKEIYLEDNLIILNNLEKIPFSERYKNAFIRDNTIFR encoded by the coding sequence ATGAAAAACCTTCGGTTATTATTATTAGAAGATTTAGATAAAGAAGCGCAAGAATTAATCGATTTTTTACATCAACATGATTATGATATTATAAGGGTAAAAAATCTTGCTGAAGCAGAAAGTGAAGTTAAAAATCGTTTTTTTGATGTTATTATTTTAGACATCATGATAGATGGAAAACCTGAAGGAATAGAATTTGCTCAACGTTTGAATAAAGAAGGAATTGATGTGCCTTTTTTGTTCCTAACAAGCATGCAAAGTCGTGCTATTTTTGATGAAGCTAAACTAACAAATCCTTTGGTATATTTACTCAAACCTTACAATAAGTTAGAATTATTGTATTCATTAGAATTGGCCATTGAATCATGTTATCAACAAAATAACAGCATTAGTTTTGGTGACGATAATGGAGTTTTAAGTCCGAAATTTTTATTTATTAAACACAAAAGAAGTGTAGTAAAAGTCGATGTAGACTCTATTAATTATATTGATGTAAAAGAAAAATATTGTAATCTGCAATGTAGCGAAGGAAGATACCTTGTAAAGCTATCATTAGTCAAGTTAAAAGAAATGCTTAATAATGATGATTTCAGACAAGTACACAGAAATTATTTAGTCAATGTTAAGAGTATCAAGGAGATTTATTTAGAAGACAACTTAATAATTTTAAATAATTTAGAAAAAATTCCTTTTAGTGAACGCTATAAAAATGCTTTCATTAGAGACAATACAATCTTTAGATAA
- a CDS encoding TonB-dependent receptor, with product MKFKKIVFLKVVFFSLFSSSQNLEKIGKSPLFKLSGGVAVNSVYHSGDANREPFTYFLSGNVNLNISDVYNVPFSFSYSNSKFQTNNPFTFNRLSLHPSYKWVTAHIGDVSMTFSPYTLNGHQFTGLGFDLSPKDKFKISVMYGRLLKEREFDEENINGEANYKRIGYGFNTSYTFDFATLGLIFFKASDDVNSLQNPIPIETEILPKDNTVISLNGDFNINKQISFRAEVALSALTEDTRVAGESDHFASFLVNSNPTTQYYKAFNLNFNYQVGKGAIGLGYERIDPNYKTLGGYFFNNDLENITVNASQTIFNDKLALSMNAGLQKDDLDDTKATQLNRLVMSFNAAYNASDKLNLTGSYSNFQSFTNIKDQFDFINGVNQIEEQLDQDNITQISQNANLNVNYTLEDTPSVKQNLNFNLSYQDAVNKIADEIREEDNSAFYNANTAYTLTYPETDLSISGAINTSLSELSDSNTLILGPTVSATKGFLEKTLKVNSAISYNETLTNGERQGQVANLRLGGRYVYKKQHNFSLNGLFQIRNSISSAATQNFTLTFGYNYSFGLFNSKDIRFRKRNRKPKRKKEQSKKEKKTKEKRIKKPIRFKYRDSLYNGTIPEVNYQITRLINSPLFEATPDNVMEELKKEKAEIAQEKNNKAYKIKAIQLLSDLYNTKENMHEFNKLLFLAIGDVYRSAERTDYAIEKQFVQNKKEIVKHMLWNKGEKDIASYPEEVQKEYKQMNKVLNKSHKKLLVHRWILSELGQIDSFKTLEENKSFIKKFRNKHASKVFKMLKAKEKKQKIKLYLEALIVDFFAKESENHIDKDRYELKYMDTN from the coding sequence TTGAAATTTAAGAAAATTGTTTTTTTAAAAGTTGTTTTCTTTTCCCTTTTTTCGTCATCACAAAACCTAGAAAAAATAGGAAAGTCACCTCTTTTTAAGCTATCTGGGGGGGTAGCAGTAAATTCGGTTTATCATTCAGGGGACGCAAATAGAGAACCATTTACATATTTTTTATCAGGAAATGTAAACCTGAATATTAGTGATGTGTATAATGTTCCATTCTCTTTTTCGTACTCTAATAGTAAATTCCAAACGAATAACCCTTTCACATTTAATCGCTTAAGCTTGCATCCAAGTTATAAGTGGGTAACTGCTCATATTGGTGATGTAAGTATGACGTTTTCACCTTACACTTTAAACGGACATCAATTCACAGGCCTTGGATTTGATTTATCACCCAAGGATAAATTCAAAATAAGTGTTATGTACGGTCGCTTATTGAAAGAACGTGAATTTGACGAAGAAAATATCAATGGAGAAGCAAATTATAAGCGAATTGGTTATGGTTTTAATACTTCTTATACTTTTGATTTTGCGACATTAGGATTAATATTCTTCAAAGCAAGCGATGATGTAAATTCTTTACAAAATCCAATTCCTATTGAAACAGAAATACTTCCTAAAGATAATACTGTAATTAGTCTTAATGGAGATTTTAATATTAACAAACAGATTAGTTTCAGAGCAGAAGTTGCTTTATCTGCATTAACAGAAGACACTAGAGTAGCTGGTGAAAGTGATCATTTTGCTTCTTTTCTAGTTAATAGTAATCCAACAACACAATACTACAAAGCTTTTAATTTAAATTTTAATTATCAAGTAGGAAAAGGAGCTATCGGATTAGGATATGAGCGTATCGATCCGAATTATAAAACATTAGGAGGATATTTTTTCAATAACGATTTAGAAAATATAACTGTAAATGCTTCACAGACCATTTTTAATGACAAGTTAGCTCTGAGTATGAATGCTGGATTGCAAAAAGATGATTTAGATGATACTAAAGCAACTCAGTTAAATCGATTAGTAATGTCTTTCAATGCAGCATATAATGCAAGTGATAAATTAAATCTTACAGGAAGCTATTCAAACTTTCAATCGTTTACAAATATCAAAGATCAATTTGATTTTATTAACGGCGTTAACCAAATAGAAGAACAACTAGATCAAGATAATATTACTCAGATTTCACAAAATGCAAATTTAAATGTAAACTATACTTTAGAAGATACTCCAAGTGTCAAGCAAAATTTAAACTTCAATTTATCATATCAAGATGCAGTCAATAAAATTGCAGACGAAATTAGAGAAGAAGATAATTCTGCATTTTACAATGCGAATACAGCTTACACGCTAACATATCCAGAAACAGATTTATCAATTTCTGGTGCTATAAACACAAGTTTAAGTGAACTTTCAGATTCAAATACTTTAATCTTAGGTCCAACGGTTAGCGCTACAAAAGGATTTTTAGAAAAAACGCTAAAAGTAAATAGCGCAATAAGTTATAACGAAACATTAACGAATGGAGAGCGTCAAGGACAAGTAGCTAATTTGAGGTTAGGAGGACGATATGTATACAAAAAGCAACATAACTTTAGTTTAAATGGCTTATTTCAAATTAGAAACAGTATTTCAAGTGCTGCGACTCAAAATTTTACATTAACATTTGGGTATAATTACAGTTTTGGATTATTTAATTCAAAAGATATCAGATTCAGAAAAAGAAATAGAAAACCAAAACGTAAAAAAGAGCAATCTAAAAAAGAGAAAAAGACAAAAGAAAAAAGAATAAAAAAACCAATACGATTCAAGTATAGAGATTCATTGTATAATGGAACTATTCCAGAAGTTAATTACCAAATTACAAGATTAATAAATTCTCCTCTCTTCGAAGCTACTCCAGATAATGTTATGGAAGAACTGAAAAAAGAAAAGGCTGAGATAGCACAAGAAAAAAACAATAAGGCATATAAAATCAAAGCAATTCAACTGTTAAGTGATTTATACAACACAAAAGAAAATATGCATGAGTTTAATAAGCTTTTATTCTTAGCTATAGGAGATGTATACAGAAGTGCAGAACGAACAGATTATGCCATAGAGAAACAATTTGTTCAAAATAAAAAAGAAATAGTAAAGCATATGCTGTGGAATAAAGGTGAAAAAGATATAGCTTCTTATCCAGAGGAAGTTCAAAAAGAGTATAAACAAATGAATAAAGTTTTAAATAAATCTCATAAAAAACTCCTAGTACACCGATGGATTTTATCGGAATTAGGACAAATCGATTCATTTAAAACCTTAGAAGAAAATAAATCCTTCATCAAAAAATTTAGAAATAAACATGCATCCAAAGTTTTTAAAATGTTAAAAGCGAAAGAAAAAAAACAAAAAATAAAATTATATTTGGAAGCATTAATTGTCGATTTTTTTGCTAAGGAATCAGAAAATCATATTGATAAAGATCGATATGAGTTAAAGTATATGGACACAAATTAA
- a CDS encoding DUF1842 domain-containing protein, with translation MATLKEPKSLLDTSYLAKGTIGNVGMPGAPITHFSLVVSTEQGIVSGIVEITQAIDSPTIKVNVAGRLRHTGYGKVTQIVDLKGEYVVSMPPPAIGSYLEQFEAYLDVDNSWNGTGGFSFGFQKINNVPVTSAE, from the coding sequence ATGGCAACTTTAAAAGAACCAAAATCATTATTAGACACTTCATATCTTGCTAAAGGGACAATTGGAAATGTTGGAATGCCTGGCGCTCCAATAACTCATTTTTCATTAGTTGTTTCTACTGAACAAGGAATTGTATCTGGTATTGTAGAAATTACACAAGCAATTGACAGTCCGACTATAAAGGTGAATGTTGCTGGTAGATTACGTCACACTGGATATGGAAAAGTTACACAAATTGTCGATTTAAAAGGCGAATATGTAGTTTCTATGCCACCTCCAGCAATTGGAAGTTATTTAGAACAATTTGAAGCTTACTTGGATGTTGATAATAGTTGGAATGGAACTGGTGGTTTTTCTTTTGGTTTTCAGAAAATAAACAACGTTCCTGTAACGTCTGCTGAATAA
- a CDS encoding TonB-dependent receptor family protein: MRLRLKDYSCFIIVFLVSVCAFGQQRYKGTVTNENKKALQKVQILDSSGNVLTETNNKGVFEFTSNKTQIQVIFYLDEYELLEKKLIANENVNIILASFSEELSEVEITAKKRKAFELKRLKDVEGTSIYAGKKTEVILVTESTANLATNNARQLYNQVAGLNIFENDDAGLQLNVGGRGLDPNRTSNFNTRQNGYDISADVLGYPESYYSPAAEGVQEIQVIRGAASLQYGTQFGGLINFVMKKPNPNKPLEIVSRSTLGSFNLFTNFTSVGGTSDKLSYYAFYNYKQGDGFRPNSGFNSKNIFAHLGYQISDKSKIEGEVTYLTYLSQQAGGLTDRMFAEDPFQSNRERNWFNVDWFLYNLKYTHDFSTNTKLTFSFFGLNASRKAIGFRDRRVDLPDNLEARELLSSDFNNFGFEARFLDRYTLFGKKATYLLGAKYYKADNTSIQGPGTDGSDANFSSALDQFPNFTFQSNFENPNENIAVFGENIFYVNDQFSITPGFRFEYINTGSDGFRRRVNTDAAGNPIGTVEESDNLTKSRSFVLLGLGLSYKPNDALEVYGNVSQNYRSITFSDVNIVNPSNAVDPNLEDEKGFTIDLGVRGNLNRFISYDLSGFALFYNNRIGDFTTTIPPLNTVGQLRTNVGEARIIGVESLLDVNLKKIFSLSNDYSLNTFVNTSFINSEYTSSRENNIEGNKVEFVPDVNLKTGLKFGYKDFTTSVQYSYLSEQFNDANNSATPDNSNAVRGPIPAYSILDLSASYTYKFLKLEVGVNNALDEVYFTRRATGYPGPGIIPSAPRNWYTTLQFKF, encoded by the coding sequence ATGAGATTAAGATTAAAGGATTATAGTTGTTTTATTATAGTATTTCTAGTTTCAGTATGCGCATTTGGGCAACAGCGCTACAAAGGAACAGTTACAAATGAGAATAAAAAAGCTTTACAAAAAGTACAGATTTTAGACAGTTCAGGAAACGTACTAACAGAAACGAATAACAAAGGAGTGTTTGAGTTTACGTCGAATAAAACTCAAATTCAAGTTATTTTCTACTTAGATGAATATGAACTTTTAGAGAAAAAATTAATAGCTAACGAGAATGTAAATATCATTCTAGCTTCTTTTTCTGAAGAATTATCAGAAGTAGAAATAACAGCTAAAAAGAGAAAAGCTTTCGAACTAAAAAGACTTAAAGATGTTGAAGGGACTTCTATTTATGCAGGGAAAAAGACAGAGGTTATTTTAGTTACAGAATCAACAGCAAATTTGGCAACAAATAATGCCAGACAATTGTATAACCAAGTCGCAGGTTTAAATATTTTTGAAAATGATGATGCTGGTTTACAATTAAATGTTGGTGGTCGTGGTTTAGATCCAAATAGAACTTCAAACTTTAATACACGTCAGAATGGTTATGATATTAGTGCAGACGTTTTAGGATATCCAGAAAGTTATTATTCACCAGCAGCAGAAGGAGTTCAAGAAATACAAGTTATTCGTGGAGCCGCTTCTTTACAATATGGAACTCAATTCGGTGGATTAATCAACTTTGTAATGAAGAAACCAAATCCAAATAAACCTTTAGAAATTGTTTCAAGAAGCACACTAGGGAGTTTTAATTTATTTACAAATTTTACCAGTGTTGGTGGTACATCAGACAAATTGAGTTATTATGCTTTTTATAATTACAAACAAGGAGATGGATTTAGGCCAAATTCAGGGTTTAATTCAAAAAATATTTTCGCTCATTTAGGATATCAAATTTCTGATAAATCTAAGATAGAAGGTGAAGTAACCTATTTAACTTATTTATCACAACAAGCTGGTGGTTTAACAGACAGAATGTTTGCTGAAGATCCTTTTCAAAGTAATAGAGAAAGAAATTGGTTTAATGTAGATTGGTTTTTGTACAATCTAAAATATACTCATGATTTTTCTACAAACACAAAACTTACATTCAGTTTCTTTGGTTTAAATGCTTCGAGAAAAGCCATAGGTTTTAGAGATAGGAGAGTTGATTTACCTGACAATTTAGAAGCTAGAGAATTACTAAGTAGTGATTTTAATAATTTTGGTTTTGAAGCTCGTTTTTTAGATCGATATACTTTATTTGGAAAGAAAGCAACTTACTTATTGGGAGCTAAATATTATAAAGCAGATAATACATCTATTCAAGGTCCAGGAACAGATGGAAGTGATGCGAATTTTAGTTCAGCTTTAGATCAATTTCCGAATTTTACATTTCAATCAAACTTTGAGAATCCGAATGAAAACATAGCTGTTTTCGGAGAGAATATTTTTTATGTAAATGATCAATTTTCTATTACGCCAGGTTTTCGTTTTGAATACATTAATACAGGAAGTGATGGTTTTAGAAGACGTGTAAATACAGATGCTGCGGGAAATCCGATCGGAACAGTAGAAGAGTCAGATAATCTTACAAAAAGCCGCTCGTTTGTGTTATTAGGTTTAGGTTTAAGTTACAAACCAAATGATGCTCTAGAGGTTTACGGTAATGTTTCTCAAAATTATCGTTCTATTACTTTTTCTGATGTAAACATTGTAAATCCGTCTAATGCAGTAGATCCAAATTTAGAAGACGAAAAAGGTTTCACAATAGATTTAGGTGTTCGCGGAAACTTAAATCGATTCATTTCTTATGATTTAAGTGGTTTCGCTTTATTTTACAATAATAGAATAGGAGACTTTACAACAACGATTCCACCTTTAAATACTGTTGGTCAATTAAGAACAAATGTTGGGGAAGCAAGAATTATAGGTGTGGAATCTTTATTAGATGTTAATCTTAAAAAAATATTTAGTTTATCGAATGATTATAGTTTAAATACATTTGTAAATACTTCTTTTATTAATTCTGAATACACTTCTTCAAGAGAAAATAATATTGAAGGAAACAAAGTAGAGTTTGTGCCAGACGTAAACTTGAAAACAGGATTAAAATTCGGATATAAAGATTTTACAACAAGTGTTCAGTATTCATATTTGTCAGAACAATTTAACGATGCAAATAATTCTGCTACACCAGATAATTCTAATGCTGTTCGTGGACCAATTCCTGCATATAGCATTTTAGATCTTTCAGCTTCATACACATATAAATTCTTAAAATTAGAAGTAGGTGTAAATAACGCTTTAGATGAAGTATATTTTACAAGAAGAGCAACAGGATATCCAGGGCCAGGAATCATTCCTTCTGCACCAAGAAATTGGTACACGACATTACAATTTAAATTTTAA
- the guaB gene encoding IMP dehydrogenase: protein MNAHQNKFVGEGLTYDDVLLVPAYSEVLPREVNIQTKFTKNITINVPVVSAAMDTVTESAMAIAMAREGGIGVLHKNMTIEMQAQEVRKVKRAESGMIIDPITLALDAIVLDAKSAMKEHKIGGIPVVDEDKKLVGIVTNRDLRFEKNNDRPITEVMTSENLITVAEGTSLQEAEIILQENKIEKLPVVNDDDILVGLITFRDITKTTQKPIANKDSLGRLRVAAALGVTGDAVERAEALVNAGVDAVIIDTAHGHTKGVVSVLKEVKAKFPNLDVVVGNIATPEAAKYLVEAGADAVKVGIGPGSICTTRVVAGVGFPQFSAVLEVAAAIKGSGVPVIADGGIRYTGDIPKAIAAGADCVMLGSLLAGTKESPGETIIFDGRKFKTYRGMGSVEAMKKGSKDRYFQDVEDDIKKLVPEGIVGRVPYKGELYESIHQFVGGLRAGMGYSGAKDINALKENGKFVRITSSGINESHPHDVTITKEAPNYSRR from the coding sequence ATGAATGCTCACCAAAATAAATTTGTAGGCGAAGGTTTAACATACGATGATGTTTTATTAGTTCCTGCATATTCAGAAGTACTTCCTAGAGAAGTAAATATCCAAACAAAATTTACTAAAAATATAACGATCAATGTACCAGTGGTTTCTGCAGCTATGGATACAGTTACAGAAAGTGCTATGGCAATTGCTATGGCCAGAGAAGGTGGTATTGGAGTATTGCATAAGAATATGACAATTGAGATGCAAGCTCAAGAAGTTAGAAAAGTAAAGAGAGCAGAAAGTGGAATGATTATAGATCCAATTACTTTAGCGCTAGATGCTATAGTTCTTGACGCAAAATCAGCAATGAAAGAACATAAAATTGGAGGAATTCCTGTTGTAGATGAAGATAAAAAATTAGTTGGTATTGTAACTAATAGAGATTTACGTTTTGAAAAGAATAACGACAGACCAATTACTGAAGTAATGACTTCTGAAAATTTAATTACTGTAGCTGAAGGAACTTCACTTCAAGAAGCAGAAATTATTTTACAAGAAAATAAAATTGAAAAATTACCAGTTGTAAACGACGATGATATTTTAGTTGGTTTAATTACTTTTAGAGATATTACAAAAACAACTCAAAAACCAATAGCCAACAAAGATAGTTTAGGAAGATTAAGAGTAGCAGCTGCTTTAGGAGTAACTGGAGATGCAGTTGAAAGAGCAGAGGCTTTAGTTAATGCTGGAGTAGATGCAGTAATTATCGATACCGCTCACGGTCATACAAAAGGTGTGGTTTCGGTATTAAAAGAAGTAAAAGCAAAGTTTCCTAATCTAGACGTTGTAGTTGGTAATATTGCTACTCCAGAAGCTGCTAAATATTTAGTTGAAGCTGGAGCAGACGCAGTTAAAGTTGGTATCGGACCAGGTTCTATTTGTACAACAAGAGTAGTAGCTGGTGTAGGTTTTCCACAATTTTCTGCAGTATTAGAAGTTGCCGCAGCAATAAAAGGTTCTGGTGTTCCAGTAATTGCTGATGGAGGAATTCGTTATACAGGTGATATTCCAAAAGCTATTGCAGCTGGAGCAGATTGTGTTATGTTAGGATCTTTATTAGCAGGAACTAAAGAAAGTCCGGGAGAAACTATAATTTTTGATGGAAGAAAGTTTAAAACATATAGAGGAATGGGATCGGTAGAAGCTATGAAAAAAGGTTCTAAAGATCGTTATTTCCAAGATGTAGAAGATGATATTAAAAAGTTAGTTCCAGAAGGAATTGTTGGTAGAGTGCCATACAAAGGAGAGTTGTATGAAAGTATTCACCAATTTGTTGGAGGTTTGCGTGCAGGAATGGGATATAGTGGAGCTAAAGATATTAATGCTTTAAAAGAAAATGGAAAGTTCGTAAGAATTACGTCAAGTGGTATCAATGAAAGTCATCCACATGATGTTACCATAACAAAGGAAGCACCAAATTATAGTAGAAGATAA